One genomic segment of Hymenobacter psoromatis includes these proteins:
- a CDS encoding aldo/keto reductase produces MDNELSTATTFLLGGDLPVNRLGFGAMRLTGPGIFGPPTDRPAMLALLRRVVELGVNFIDTADMYGPFVSEELIAEALHPYAAGLVIGTKGGAVSFGPGREGVLLDGTPQHLSEALHGSLRRLRREQFDLYQLHRIDPRVPAERTFTFLAEARQQGLVRHLGLSEVSVDDIKLAQQHFPVASVQNRYSLFDREHEPVLDYCRAQSIAFIPWFPIGGGLVQDMNHVEQVAARHQVSARQLALSWLLHHAPNIMPIPGTASMAHLEENMRAAAVRLTAEDVQELNALG; encoded by the coding sequence ATGGACAACGAATTGTCAACAGCCACCACTTTTTTACTAGGCGGCGACTTGCCCGTCAACCGCCTGGGCTTTGGCGCGATGCGCCTGACCGGCCCCGGCATTTTTGGGCCGCCCACCGACCGCCCGGCCATGCTCGCGCTGCTGCGCCGGGTGGTAGAGCTGGGCGTCAATTTTATTGACACGGCCGACATGTACGGCCCCTTCGTGTCGGAAGAGCTGATTGCTGAGGCCCTGCATCCCTACGCCGCCGGGCTGGTGATTGGCACCAAGGGCGGGGCCGTGAGCTTCGGCCCCGGCCGCGAGGGCGTGCTGCTCGACGGCACGCCGCAGCACCTGAGCGAGGCCCTGCACGGCAGCCTGCGCCGCCTCCGGCGGGAGCAGTTCGACCTTTACCAGCTGCACCGCATTGACCCCCGCGTGCCCGCCGAGCGCACGTTTACTTTTCTGGCCGAGGCCCGGCAGCAGGGCCTGGTGCGGCACCTGGGCTTGTCAGAAGTATCGGTGGATGATATTAAGCTGGCGCAGCAGCACTTCCCGGTGGCCTCGGTGCAGAACCGTTACAGCCTCTTCGACCGCGAGCACGAGCCCGTGCTGGACTACTGCCGGGCGCAGAGCATTGCCTTTATTCCGTGGTTTCCCATCGGCGGGGGCCTGGTGCAAGATATGAACCACGTGGAGCAGGTAGCGGCGCGGCACCAGGTGTCGGCGCGGCAGCTGGCCCTGAGCTGGCTGCTGCACCACGCGCCCAACATCATGCCCATTCCGGGCACGGCCAGCATGGCGCATCTGGAAGAGAATATGCGCGCGGCCGCTGTGCGGCTCACCGCTGAGGATGTGCAGGAGCTGAACGCGCTGGGCTAA
- a CDS encoding luciferase family protein, producing the protein MTLAEKGPLAPVPTLGALLEPISQAVQGWPGIVAATHWDLFRVGEKVDGADFYVGDHELGHLHLDGEAHLATSPALGRALVSHGLARPLRWGGAAYRGWTEFSIRTAADAAHATWLFQLNYQRLQGRPEAELVAEIASRHPAQAAA; encoded by the coding sequence ATGACCCTTGCTGAAAAAGGCCCCCTGGCCCCGGTGCCCACGCTGGGCGCGCTACTCGAACCCATTTCCCAGGCCGTGCAGGGATGGCCCGGCATCGTGGCCGCCACGCACTGGGACTTATTTCGGGTGGGTGAAAAGGTGGACGGGGCCGATTTTTACGTCGGCGACCATGAGTTGGGCCACCTGCACCTCGACGGCGAGGCGCACCTGGCCACCAGCCCGGCGCTGGGGCGGGCGCTGGTATCCCACGGCCTGGCCCGGCCGCTGCGCTGGGGCGGCGCGGCCTACCGGGGCTGGACGGAGTTCAGCATCCGCACCGCCGCCGACGCGGCGCACGCCACCTGGCTCTTCCAGTTGAACTACCAGCGCCTGCAAGGCCGCCCCGAAGCCGAGCTAGTGGCGGAAATAGCCAGCCGCCACCCAGCGCAGGCGGCCGCCTAA
- a CDS encoding NAD(P)H-binding protein, translating into MKIILTGSLGHISQPLARTLVGQGHAVTVISNSPDRRAAIEALGATAAIGSVADAGFLATTFAGADAVYAMIPPNLATPDVLAYYQGVGRSYAQAIGQAGVGRVVHLSSWGADLDHGTGPILGSHLVEGLLNELPGVALTHLRPGSFYYNLYGFAGLIKHQGIIGSNYGGDDVVVLSAPADIAAAAAQELTAPTGPPVRYLASDVRTCTEIARALGTAIGRPELPWLTFSNEQTQQGLEQNGIPASVAALLVEIGASIHHDSMRQGYLQNPPSALGQVKVADFAREFAAAF; encoded by the coding sequence ATGAAAATTATCCTCACCGGCTCCCTGGGCCACATCAGCCAGCCGCTGGCCCGCACGCTCGTAGGGCAGGGCCACGCGGTTACGGTTATCAGCAACAGCCCCGACCGGCGGGCCGCCATCGAGGCGTTGGGAGCCACGGCCGCCATCGGCTCGGTAGCTGACGCGGGCTTTCTGGCTACCACCTTCGCCGGGGCCGATGCCGTGTACGCGATGATACCGCCCAACCTGGCCACGCCCGACGTGCTGGCCTACTACCAGGGGGTAGGCCGCAGCTACGCCCAGGCCATCGGGCAGGCCGGGGTGGGCCGGGTAGTGCATCTCAGCAGCTGGGGGGCCGACCTCGACCACGGCACCGGCCCCATTCTGGGCTCGCACCTGGTCGAAGGCCTGTTGAATGAGCTGCCCGGCGTGGCCCTCACGCACTTGCGGCCCGGCTCGTTCTACTACAACCTCTACGGCTTCGCGGGCCTGATAAAGCACCAGGGTATCATCGGCTCGAACTACGGCGGCGACGACGTGGTGGTGCTGTCGGCCCCCGCCGACATTGCCGCCGCCGCCGCCCAGGAGCTGACGGCCCCCACCGGCCCGCCCGTGCGCTACCTGGCCAGCGACGTGCGCACCTGCACCGAAATCGCGCGGGCCCTGGGTACCGCCATCGGCCGCCCCGAGCTGCCGTGGCTCACTTTCAGCAACGAGCAGACCCAGCAGGGCCTGGAGCAAAACGGTATCCCGGCCAGCGTAGCCGCGTTGCTGGTTGAGATAGGAGCCAGCATTCACCACGACTCCATGCGGCAGGGCTACCTGCAAAACCCACCTTCGGCCCTGGGCCAGGTGAAAGTAGCCGATTTCGCCCGCGAGTTTGCGGCGGCGTTTTAG
- a CDS encoding SDR family oxidoreductase yields MKKALITGANKSIGLETARQLLRLGYYVYLGSRDLPNGQRAADQLRAEGLDQVEPLQLDVTDHASIAAARQALGQRTDVLDVLINNAGISGGMSQPPLGTDVQVIREVFETNVFGVVAVTQAFIDLLRAAPEPRIVNVTSGLGSLTLHHDPSWKYYAVKGAAYVPSKAALNAYTIMLAYELRDTPFKVNAVDPGYTATDFNHHSGPGSVEAAAARVVKAALLGPDGPTSQFFSDDNAPETGISPW; encoded by the coding sequence ATGAAAAAAGCCCTCATCACGGGTGCCAATAAAAGCATTGGCCTCGAAACCGCCCGGCAACTCTTACGCCTCGGCTACTACGTGTACCTGGGCAGCCGCGACCTGCCAAACGGCCAGCGGGCCGCCGACCAGCTCCGGGCCGAAGGGCTCGACCAGGTAGAACCCCTCCAGCTGGACGTAACGGACCACGCCTCCATCGCGGCCGCCCGGCAGGCGCTGGGCCAGCGCACCGACGTGCTGGACGTACTCATCAACAACGCCGGCATCAGCGGCGGGATGTCGCAGCCGCCCCTCGGCACCGATGTGCAGGTTATTCGGGAGGTATTTGAAACCAACGTGTTTGGGGTGGTAGCAGTCACGCAGGCGTTTATCGACCTGCTGCGGGCCGCGCCGGAGCCCCGGATTGTCAACGTCACCTCGGGCCTGGGCTCGCTGACGCTGCACCATGACCCTTCGTGGAAATATTACGCCGTGAAGGGAGCCGCTTACGTACCCTCCAAAGCGGCCCTGAATGCCTACACCATTATGCTGGCCTACGAGCTGCGCGACACGCCCTTCAAAGTGAACGCCGTGGACCCCGGCTACACCGCCACCGACTTCAACCACCACAGCGGCCCCGGCAGCGTGGAGGCCGCCGCCGCCCGCGTGGTGAAGGCTGCCCTGCTCGGCCCCGACGGCCCCACTAGCCAGTTTTTCAGTGATGATAATGCCCCCGAAACGGGCATCAGCCCCTGGTAG
- a CDS encoding helix-turn-helix domain-containing protein translates to MPTLLRQPPVPTHPFEPDAAAGLGAFTLARYEGSLSYEADVLLPHRKAYYMLIFVRHSQGRHWVDGRPYDRQDNHLYFSTPGQVLVKEEPTPFWGTRLTFTSELLALEQHAALRQLPLIANPQNEHALRLDAADTALVDEQLARLAAEYHRPGPWQLPLLSAHLTVLLTYLSRLYTEQFPAAVPSADKLLLRAYQARIEACFREQHELGAYAAQLHLSAGHLSEVVKAQSGKPAIKHLHERLVLEARRLLVYTPLSHKEIAFDLGFAEPSYFSRFFKRETGLSPAQYRRRSREMYQTDREMDTSSAPYAR, encoded by the coding sequence ATGCCCACGCTCCTTCGGCAGCCGCCGGTCCCTACCCACCCCTTTGAGCCCGACGCGGCGGCGGGCCTCGGGGCCTTCACGCTGGCCCGCTACGAAGGAAGCCTGAGCTACGAGGCCGACGTACTGCTACCGCACCGCAAGGCGTACTACATGCTCATATTCGTGCGACACAGCCAAGGCCGACACTGGGTGGATGGGCGGCCCTACGACCGGCAGGACAACCACCTGTATTTCAGCACGCCGGGCCAGGTGCTAGTGAAGGAAGAGCCGACGCCGTTCTGGGGCACCCGCCTCACGTTTACCAGCGAGCTGCTGGCCCTGGAGCAACACGCGGCCCTGCGCCAGCTGCCCCTCATCGCCAACCCGCAAAATGAGCACGCGCTGCGCCTGGACGCGGCCGACACGGCGCTGGTAGACGAGCAGCTGGCCCGGCTGGCCGCCGAGTACCACCGCCCCGGCCCGTGGCAGCTGCCCCTGCTGAGTGCCCACCTCACGGTGCTGCTCACGTACCTGAGCCGGCTCTACACGGAGCAGTTTCCGGCCGCCGTGCCCTCGGCCGATAAGCTGCTGCTCCGCGCCTACCAGGCCCGGATTGAAGCGTGTTTCCGCGAGCAGCACGAGCTAGGCGCGTATGCGGCGCAGCTGCACCTCTCGGCGGGGCACCTGAGCGAGGTGGTGAAGGCGCAGAGCGGCAAGCCGGCCATCAAGCACCTGCACGAGCGCCTGGTGCTGGAAGCCCGCCGCCTGCTGGTATACACCCCGCTCTCGCACAAGGAAATAGCCTTCGACCTGGGCTTTGCCGAGCCGTCTTATTTCAGCCGCTTCTTTAAGCGCGAAACCGGCCTGTCGCCGGCGCAGTACCGCCGGCGCAGCCGCGAAATGTACCAGACAGACCGGGAAATGGATACCAGCAGCGCTCCTTACGCCCGGTAA
- a CDS encoding helix-turn-helix transcriptional regulator encodes MKPAATPFAVLDTVADFTRHYGFAVPTHPLLAVIDLAQYPVADFPHKPALRHLYLIILKRHFHGQLPYGQQQYDYREGSLGFFAPGQPVRFCPAAEAPAPAAPQGWLVAFHPDLLARRPPGPFPGNYPFFAYRVQQALALSAAEEQLLTTAVTSLRQESEQPADAFSQELLSTQLDVLLQHARRAYHRQFPASPATGPDLLSRFEELLAAYLDRAAEQPLPSVQHFAEALHVSPAYLGEVLRAHTGQNAQQHLHAALLEKAKQLLLSTSWSIRETAFHLGFEHPSYFSRLFKDKIGLTPAEFRQSA; translated from the coding sequence ATGAAACCTGCCGCTACTCCCTTCGCCGTCCTGGATACCGTCGCCGATTTTACGCGGCACTACGGCTTTGCCGTGCCTACCCACCCGCTGCTGGCCGTTATTGATTTGGCGCAGTACCCGGTGGCCGACTTTCCGCATAAGCCCGCCCTGCGCCACCTTTACCTCATTATATTGAAGCGGCATTTTCACGGTCAGCTTCCCTATGGGCAGCAGCAGTACGACTACCGGGAAGGCTCCCTGGGCTTTTTCGCGCCCGGCCAGCCCGTGCGGTTTTGCCCGGCGGCCGAGGCCCCCGCGCCGGCCGCGCCGCAGGGTTGGCTGGTCGCGTTTCACCCCGATTTGCTGGCCCGCCGCCCCCCCGGTCCGTTTCCGGGCAATTACCCGTTTTTCGCCTACCGCGTGCAGCAGGCCCTGGCTCTCTCGGCCGCCGAGGAGCAGCTACTAACCACCGCTGTGACCAGCCTGCGGCAAGAAAGCGAGCAGCCCGCCGACGCTTTCAGCCAGGAGCTGCTGAGCACGCAGCTCGACGTGCTGCTTCAACATGCCCGCCGGGCCTACCACCGGCAGTTTCCCGCGTCGCCGGCCACCGGCCCCGACCTGCTCAGCCGCTTTGAGGAGCTGCTGGCCGCCTACCTGGACCGCGCCGCCGAGCAGCCCCTACCCAGCGTGCAGCACTTTGCCGAGGCCCTGCACGTGTCGCCCGCCTACCTGGGCGAGGTGCTGCGCGCCCACACCGGCCAGAACGCGCAGCAGCACCTGCACGCCGCGCTGCTCGAAAAAGCCAAGCAGCTGCTGCTGAGCACGTCCTGGAGCATCCGCGAAACCGCCTTTCACCTGGGCTTCGAGCACCCGTCGTACTTCAGCCGCTTGTTCAAGGATAAAATCGGGCTCACGCCGGCTGAATTCCGGCAGTCGGCCTAG
- a CDS encoding T9SS type A sorting domain-containing protein has protein sequence MARCGPGGANGSGQLGLGNQQYQTTPRRVGSDADWQQVWAGLDHTLALKKDGSLWAWGGNSAGQLGTDSLATQRLTPQRVGTDTWRSASAGAFFTVAVRQDGTLWAWGSNSSSQLGTSTKNLFNYVPIQVSAATNWASLSAGESYALALRTDGTLWAWGDNGSGQLGLGTIITSQPIPVRVGTAAWQSVAAGQEHTLAIRADGTLWAWGSNRDGELGLGTTTQPTSPAQVGTATTWVSISAGYNFSLGLRQDGTLWAWGNNRWGQLGLGTTTQQNSPARVGTATWASVAAGYAQVVALHPDNSCWAWGGNYIGQAGTGTGGPQLLPAQINSVPTWQAVAVSYQQALGLRTDGTLWAWGANSNGQLGTGDDPDHYLPTPVSGPATTWQSVTTAGSATLAIRTDGSLWAWGPNGSGQLGTGASLLYGTTTPVRVGTAANWRSVSASSGHVLAIRTDGTLWAWGSNSFGQLGIGTASFMPETSPVQVGTATTWQSVSASVFHSVALRTDGTLWSWGSRMNGVLGDGSSNINPQLTPAQAGTAANWASVSANVSHNLALRTDGTLWAWGENSDGKLGLASTAGYLNTPAQVGTATTWASVSAGPNGSLALRTDGTLWVWGNNSYGGLGLGAVNQQDAPVQRGSDTWLSGGLGTNYGAGIRTDGSLWTWGYNNFGQLGNGLLNLTTPGYVLNGGGAPLATSPAAPTPAWQLAPNPSHGTVQLLGLPAGLVAAQLFDNQGRLVRTVPTPTIGLEGLAPGLYLLRATAGATTRTLRLAVE, from the coding sequence ATGGCACGCTGTGGGCCTGGGGGGGCAAACGGCTCCGGGCAGCTGGGCCTGGGCAATCAGCAGTACCAGACCACCCCCCGGCGGGTTGGTTCCGATGCCGACTGGCAGCAGGTATGGGCGGGCCTCGACCACACGCTGGCACTTAAAAAGGACGGTAGTCTCTGGGCCTGGGGCGGCAACAGCGCCGGCCAGCTCGGCACCGACTCGCTGGCTACCCAGCGGCTCACGCCTCAGCGGGTGGGTACTGACACCTGGCGCAGCGCCAGCGCGGGTGCTTTCTTTACGGTGGCCGTGCGCCAGGATGGCACCCTGTGGGCTTGGGGCAGCAATAGCAGTAGTCAGCTCGGCACGAGCACCAAGAATTTATTTAATTATGTACCTATCCAGGTTAGCGCGGCCACCAACTGGGCCAGCCTGAGCGCCGGCGAGAGCTATGCCCTGGCGCTGCGCACGGATGGCACCCTGTGGGCCTGGGGCGATAATGGCAGCGGCCAGCTTGGCTTGGGCACCATCATCACCAGTCAGCCCATCCCCGTGCGGGTGGGCACCGCCGCCTGGCAAAGCGTGGCGGCTGGCCAGGAACATACGCTGGCCATCCGCGCCGATGGGACGCTCTGGGCCTGGGGTAGCAATCGAGACGGTGAGCTGGGGCTGGGCACCACTACCCAGCCGACCAGTCCCGCCCAGGTAGGCACCGCTACTACCTGGGTCAGCATTAGCGCTGGCTACAATTTTTCGCTGGGGCTGCGCCAGGATGGCACCCTGTGGGCCTGGGGCAATAACCGCTGGGGGCAGTTGGGCCTGGGCACCACTACGCAGCAAAACAGCCCGGCGCGGGTAGGCACCGCCACCTGGGCCAGCGTGGCGGCCGGCTACGCGCAGGTCGTCGCGTTGCACCCGGATAATTCCTGCTGGGCCTGGGGTGGCAATTATATTGGCCAGGCGGGCACCGGCACCGGCGGCCCCCAGCTGCTGCCGGCCCAAATTAATTCGGTACCCACCTGGCAAGCCGTGGCAGTGAGCTATCAGCAGGCATTGGGCCTCCGCACCGATGGCACCCTCTGGGCCTGGGGCGCGAATAGCAACGGCCAACTCGGCACCGGCGACGACCCCGACCACTACCTGCCCACCCCCGTAAGCGGCCCCGCTACCACTTGGCAAAGCGTGACGACCGCCGGCTCCGCAACGCTGGCTATTCGCACCGATGGCAGCCTCTGGGCCTGGGGGCCGAATGGCTCCGGCCAGCTCGGCACCGGGGCCAGTTTGCTCTACGGCACTACCACGCCCGTGCGGGTGGGCACGGCGGCTAACTGGCGCAGCGTGTCGGCCAGCTCCGGCCACGTGCTGGCCATTCGCACCGACGGGACCCTCTGGGCCTGGGGTAGCAATAGCTTCGGCCAGCTGGGCATTGGCACGGCCAGTTTCATGCCCGAAACCAGCCCCGTGCAGGTAGGCACGGCCACTACCTGGCAAAGCGTCAGCGCCAGCGTTTTTCACAGCGTAGCCCTGCGCACCGATGGGACGCTCTGGAGCTGGGGCAGCAGAATGAATGGCGTGTTGGGCGACGGCTCTAGCAATATTAACCCCCAACTCACGCCGGCCCAGGCAGGCACGGCCGCTAATTGGGCCAGCGTGTCGGCCAATGTGAGTCACAACCTGGCCCTGCGCACGGACGGCACGCTCTGGGCCTGGGGCGAGAACTCCGACGGGAAACTGGGCCTGGCTAGTACCGCTGGTTATCTGAATACCCCGGCGCAGGTGGGCACGGCCACCACCTGGGCCAGCGTGAGTGCCGGCCCCAACGGCTCCCTGGCGCTACGCACGGATGGCACCCTCTGGGTGTGGGGAAATAACTCTTATGGAGGTCTGGGCCTGGGGGCTGTCAATCAGCAAGATGCGCCCGTCCAGCGAGGCTCGGACACTTGGCTGAGCGGTGGCCTGGGCACTAACTACGGGGCCGGTATCCGAACCGATGGGAGCCTCTGGACTTGGGGCTATAACAATTTCGGCCAGCTTGGCAACGGCTTGCTTAACCTTACCACGCCCGGCTACGTGCTCAATGGCGGCGGCGCTCCCCTGGCTACCTCTCCCGCCGCCCCTACCCCCGCCTGGCAGCTCGCCCCTAACCCCTCCCACGGCACGGTGCAGCTCCTGGGCCTGCCCGCCGGCCTCGTAGCCGCGCAGCTATTTGATAACCAGGGCCGGCTGGTGCGCACCGTCCCTACCCCTACCATCGGGCTCGAAGGGCTGGCCCCCGGCCTCTACCTGTTGCGGGCCACGGCGGGCGCAACTACCCGCACCCTGCGCCTGGCAGTGGAATAG
- a CDS encoding tetratricopeptide repeat protein, giving the protein MTLPPRLTLAAALLLAAAAAPRLAHAQLTQTNTAAERYYQEGLDLFDKKQYGATQQAMRRYQQAAPPRVGEQSGPAAITGRQERLADAEYYYAVSGLYLLHPDAEGLMLAFAEHHPAHPRAAVAYFELAKFYFDQQNYAQASTYFQRVAPVNLSAAQRAESDFKLAYSYFQLKDYDKARPLFDRNKQESSPYRYASAYYAGYLAFRAGEYAAARRDLTTAAENDAYRGVVPAVMTQIYYKEGDYDGLIAYATTALKQTPPPQSADEIELLTGDAYYQKQNYKEAGTYFGRYATAHKGKIEPDLQYKIGFADYKEGDYPGAITNLRAVAGRRDSLGQNAAYHLGLSYLQAGQKTQALAAFDAARQSTIQQKLAENATVKYAQVEYELGNQPEVIAALRDFRRKYPRSASQPVVDQLLSDAFLSSTDYQQALTYLEGLGSDRGATLNGTYQRVAYAQAATLYNANDYSQALPLLDKSLRYPQDDALRAAAQVLRGEIYSVGQQYPEAIAAYAAAARSARQGGVSDEETQYVQLARYGLGYAYYNTKQYAKAQLQFQAYLNDPAAKPSEPNYYDATLRLGDTYYVAKDYNSALAQYDKVIQANAPDKDYAAYQKGLTLGLLNRPDEAKQALAALLQSSPDSRYAEQAVFQQAQLAFQAGDYGPAAEGFTRLIQNRPTSSLLPDAYQRRGVAYANLEQQDKAVLDFQKVLTDYPRSPAAQPALSNLQESLAALGRNEEFDQALANFKAQNPNSKATESVEFEAAKSLYLAEKYAQALLRVQAYLQQYPDNALAPDARFILADSYFKTGDPAKALPLLKAVVAENKSEFVTRAVGRVADLELENKNYPEAIKYYDRLRQASSNRREVATATLGLLRAYYESGDYAKARAAATDLSGLAGATASATNTALLYQGKADFQLGSLDQAATELTAAVAAAPSDVTGAEAQYTLAAVLFKQQKYDEAITEAFKVNSNYGAYPLWQGRAFLLLADVYSAQRDFFQARATLNSVIDNKFPVQEIVEAARQRLKALPADGDAAAPAAPAKGKAAAPAKPTPAAPAKPTPPKAPVRKPVK; this is encoded by the coding sequence ATGACGCTACCCCCCCGGCTGACGCTGGCCGCCGCCCTGCTGCTTGCGGCCGCCGCCGCGCCCCGGCTCGCCCACGCCCAGCTCACCCAAACCAACACCGCCGCCGAGCGCTACTACCAGGAAGGGCTCGACCTGTTTGATAAAAAGCAGTACGGCGCCACCCAGCAGGCCATGCGGCGCTACCAGCAGGCCGCCCCGCCCCGCGTGGGCGAGCAGAGCGGGCCGGCCGCCATCACGGGCCGGCAGGAGCGCCTGGCCGATGCCGAGTACTACTACGCCGTGAGCGGCCTCTACCTGCTGCACCCCGATGCCGAGGGGCTGATGCTGGCGTTTGCCGAGCACCACCCGGCCCACCCGCGGGCGGCCGTGGCGTATTTTGAGCTGGCCAAGTTCTACTTCGACCAGCAGAACTACGCCCAGGCCAGCACGTATTTTCAGCGGGTGGCCCCGGTCAATCTCAGCGCCGCTCAGCGCGCGGAGTCCGATTTTAAGCTGGCCTACAGCTATTTTCAGCTCAAAGACTACGACAAGGCCCGGCCGCTGTTTGACCGCAACAAGCAGGAAAGCAGCCCCTACCGCTACGCCAGTGCTTACTACGCGGGCTACCTGGCCTTCCGGGCCGGCGAATACGCCGCTGCCCGGCGCGACCTGACCACCGCCGCCGAGAACGACGCCTACCGGGGGGTAGTGCCGGCCGTGATGACCCAGATTTACTACAAGGAAGGCGACTACGACGGCCTCATTGCCTACGCTACCACGGCCCTGAAGCAAACCCCGCCGCCCCAGAGCGCCGACGAAATCGAGCTGCTGACCGGCGATGCGTATTACCAGAAGCAGAACTATAAGGAAGCCGGCACCTACTTTGGCCGGTACGCCACGGCGCACAAGGGTAAGATTGAGCCTGATTTGCAGTATAAAATTGGCTTTGCGGATTACAAGGAGGGCGACTACCCCGGCGCCATTACCAACCTGCGGGCTGTGGCCGGCCGCCGCGACTCGCTGGGCCAGAACGCGGCCTACCACCTCGGACTGAGCTACTTGCAGGCCGGCCAGAAAACCCAGGCCCTGGCCGCCTTCGACGCCGCCCGCCAGAGCACCATTCAGCAGAAGCTGGCCGAGAACGCCACCGTGAAGTACGCCCAGGTGGAGTACGAGCTGGGCAACCAGCCCGAGGTAATTGCGGCCCTGCGCGACTTCCGGCGCAAGTACCCGCGCTCGGCCAGCCAGCCCGTGGTGGACCAGCTGCTGAGCGATGCTTTTTTATCAAGCACCGACTACCAGCAAGCCCTGACCTACCTGGAAGGGCTGGGTAGCGACCGCGGCGCGACCCTCAACGGCACCTACCAGCGCGTGGCCTACGCCCAGGCCGCGACCTTGTATAACGCCAACGACTACTCGCAGGCCCTGCCGCTGCTCGATAAGTCGTTGCGCTACCCGCAGGATGACGCCCTGCGCGCCGCCGCCCAGGTGCTGCGCGGCGAAATCTACTCCGTGGGTCAGCAGTACCCCGAGGCCATCGCGGCCTACGCCGCCGCCGCGCGCTCGGCCCGGCAGGGCGGCGTGAGCGACGAGGAAACGCAGTACGTGCAGCTGGCCCGCTACGGTCTGGGCTACGCGTATTACAACACCAAGCAGTACGCCAAGGCCCAGCTGCAGTTCCAGGCGTACTTGAATGACCCGGCCGCGAAGCCTTCGGAACCAAACTATTATGATGCGACGCTGCGTCTGGGCGATACCTACTACGTGGCCAAGGATTACAACTCAGCCCTGGCGCAGTACGACAAGGTGATTCAGGCCAACGCGCCCGACAAGGACTACGCCGCGTACCAGAAGGGCCTGACGCTGGGTTTGCTAAATCGCCCCGACGAGGCCAAGCAGGCCCTGGCCGCGCTGCTCCAGAGCAGCCCCGATTCGCGCTACGCCGAGCAGGCCGTGTTTCAGCAGGCCCAGCTGGCGTTTCAGGCCGGCGACTACGGCCCGGCGGCCGAGGGCTTCACCCGCCTCATCCAGAACCGGCCCACCTCCAGCCTCTTGCCCGATGCCTACCAGCGCCGCGGCGTGGCCTACGCCAACCTGGAGCAGCAGGACAAGGCCGTGCTCGATTTCCAGAAAGTACTGACCGATTACCCCCGCAGCCCCGCCGCGCAGCCGGCCCTCTCCAACTTGCAGGAAAGCCTGGCCGCGCTGGGTCGCAACGAGGAGTTTGACCAGGCGCTGGCCAATTTCAAGGCCCAGAACCCCAACAGCAAGGCTACGGAAAGCGTCGAGTTTGAGGCGGCTAAGTCGCTGTACCTGGCCGAGAAATACGCCCAGGCGCTGCTGCGGGTGCAGGCTTATTTGCAGCAGTACCCCGACAACGCCCTGGCCCCGGACGCCCGCTTCATCCTGGCCGACTCGTACTTCAAAACCGGCGACCCGGCCAAGGCCCTACCCCTGCTCAAAGCCGTGGTGGCCGAGAACAAAAGCGAGTTCGTGACCCGCGCCGTGGGCCGGGTGGCCGACCTCGAACTAGAGAACAAAAACTACCCCGAGGCCATCAAGTACTACGACCGGCTGCGGCAGGCCTCTAGTAACCGCCGCGAGGTGGCCACCGCCACGCTGGGCCTGCTGCGCGCTTATTACGAGAGCGGCGACTACGCCAAGGCCCGCGCCGCCGCCACCGACCTCAGCGGCCTGGCCGGGGCCACGGCCAGCGCCACCAACACCGCCCTGCTCTACCAGGGCAAGGCCGATTTCCAGCTTGGCAGCCTCGACCAGGCGGCCACTGAGCTGACGGCCGCCGTGGCCGCCGCCCCCAGCGACGTGACCGGGGCCGAAGCCCAGTACACGCTGGCGGCAGTGCTCTTCAAGCAGCAGAAATATGATGAGGCCATCACGGAAGCCTTTAAAGTGAATTCCAACTACGGGGCCTACCCCCTCTGGCAGGGCCGGGCCTTTTTGCTGCTGGCCGATGTCTACTCGGCCCAGCGCGATTTCTTCCAGGCCCGCGCCACGTTGAACTCGGTGATTGACAATAAATTTCCGGTGCAGGAAATCGTGGAGGCCGCCCGCCAGCGCCTCAAGGCCCTGCCCGCTGATGGCGACGCGGCAGCCCCGGCGGCTCCGGCTAAGGGCAAGGCTGCCGCGCCTGCTAAGCCTACCCCCGCCGCGCCCGCCAAGCCTACCCCCCCTAAAGCGCCCGTGCGCAAGCCAGTTAAATAA